A DNA window from Macadamia integrifolia cultivar HAES 741 chromosome 4, SCU_Mint_v3, whole genome shotgun sequence contains the following coding sequences:
- the LOC122076897 gene encoding zinc finger CCCH domain-containing protein 27-like isoform X4 — protein sequence MVGDMKFEDSSLTGYLVKNLEPLTEADPLILAEYVVALLKKDKPIEELQKLCAENLVEFLGQGTKSFITKLFQVLEGGSIVAPAESLDAIQKVQPHPSFIAEDPAELKILSPKPEGLSPEEKEVSDDEDDDRNHKHRRRESRSQSFDKDAQEEFLSRPNRKRNKPCENGQLYVESDPQPSETRKEYNFSHSERDLSAKFEKRRPGMAVQPCGPLDLDQRMRVNQAFRGETGARFDLSASLGRPSLGRGRGRNSGPWSQHDSRFSSVDMLDFALQMAPQGAAPSLFSGRGLPNAGNAQSGSWSAFGLIPGMPNGSLDTFHPLGLQGTLRPSINPSLSIGIARQRCKDFEERGFCLRGDMCPMEHGVNRIVVEDVQSLSQFNLPVSLPSARLLGLPSATGASTSVSAPSGLLTNSKGLHGKSTKPGTNDGGIGLNGVVSSSAGVGEADLYDPDQPLWNTDRQETSSALLRLPSPKTNDVESLWDTDTSYHHSLRVSDGIDSERPGKNITTTVGSQSAASSVWGRIGTSGIKIETTGANDNAHYALPSLGSHGNKAKEEPSFSGTAYRGKLTFTGDIDPKSMNSSVTPKRRNDYGHNGGRPLQKALRTHFVNGIPQKINKREALLTHFQKFGEVVDIYIPLNSERAFVQFSKREEAEAALKSPDAVMGNRFIKLWWANRDSIPDDGINGGNTVSAVPHGVTTASVQSQPSITDGAKENIPSAPPKVSIPASDVPVPAAVHPKPVAVNGPKAIPPVQKKLENLEVLKEQLRKKQEMLDEKRNVFRRQLDKLEKQATVKGEAASDQAIKRHKVGTATDIAKAASPRPTNPGITGERPGAENSVDKNVGENGASPSSKTSSPLMLQSPKNSKQLSRPSAPIGPPFLVNRFKLDNRPTAFKILPPLPAEFVNLN from the exons GTACAAAGTCTTTCATCACAAAGTTGTTCCAGGTCCTAGAGGGTGGTTCTATTGTAGCACCTGCCGAGAGTTTGGATGCCATCCAGAAGGTTCAACCACATCCATCCTTCATTGCAGAAGATCCAGCAGAACTGAAAATTTTGTCTCCAAAGCCTGAGGGCCTTTCTCCTGAGGAgaaagaggtcagtgatgatgaagatgatgatcgTAACCATAAGCATCGTAGAAGGGAGTCAAGATCTCAGTCTTTTGACAAAGATGCACAGGAAGAATTCTTGAGCAGGCCAAATAGAAAGCGTAACAAGCCTTGTGAAAATGGGCAGCTATATGTCGAAAGTGATCCTCAGCCTAGTGAAACACGAAAAGAATATAACTTTTCCCATTCGGAGAGAGATCTCTCTGCAAAGTTTGAAAAACGACGTCCTGGCATGGCAGTACAGCCTTGTGGTCCATTGGATTTGGATCAGAGGATGAGAGTTAACCAGGCATTTCGTGGTGAGACTGGTGCTCGTTTTGATTTATCTGCATCTCTAGGTCGTCCTTCCTTAGGTAGGGGAAGAGGGAGGAATTCTGGCCCCTGGAGCCAACATGATTCCAGGTTCAGCTCTGTGGACATGCTTGATTTTGCATTACAAATGGCTCCACAAGGAGCTGCACCTAGTCTATTTTCAGGAAGGGGATTGCCAAATGCTGGAAATGCACAGAGTGGATCCTGGAGTGCATTTGGCTTAATTCCAGGAATGCCCAATGGAAGCCTTGATACATTCCATCCTCTTGGTTTGCAAGGAACACTCAGACCTTCAATCAATCCTTCCTTGAGTATTGGCATTGCCCGCCAACGGTGTAAAGATTTTGAGGAACGTGGATTTTGTTTGAGAGGGGATATGTGCCCAATGGAGCATGGTGTAAATCGGATTGTTGTTGAAGATGTTCAG AGCCTCTCACAGTTCAATCTCCCTGTTTCGCTTCCAAGTGCACGCCTATTGGGGCTACCTTCTGCAACGGGAGCTTCAACTTCAGTTAGTGCTCCTTCAGGCCTGTTGACAAATAGCAAAGGTTTGCATGGTAAAAGTACTAAACCTGGGACAAATGATGGTGGAATAGGCTTGAATGGAGTAGTATCTTCTTCTGCTGGTGTGGGTGAAGCTGACCTCTATGATCCTGACCAGCCTCTGTGGAATACTGACCGTCAAGAGACATCAAGCGCTCTTTTAAGGCTCCCTTCCCCTAAGACTAATGACGTTGAGTCCTTATGGGATACTGATACTTCTTATCATCACAGCTTAAGGGTTTCTGATGGCATTGACAGTGAAAGGCCAGGTAAAAACATTACGACGACTGTTGGTTCACAGAGTGCAGCTTCTTCTGTTTGGGGACGAATTGGGACTTCGGgaattaaaatagaaactacagGGGCAAATGATAATGCACATTATGCACTACCTTCCCTGGGTTCTCATGGGAATAAAGCAAAGGAAGAGCCAAGTTTTTCAGGTACTGCTTATCGAGGGAAACTGACTTTTACGGGGGACATTGATCCAAAATCTATGAATTCTTCTGTTACTCCAAAGCGACGAAATGATTATGGGCATAATGGTGGGCGACCATTGCAGAAGGCCTTACGTACGCATTTTGTTAATGGTATTCCTCAAAAAATCAACAAGAGGGAGGCCCTTCTTACACATTTCCAAAAATTTGGGGAGGTTGTTGACATTTATATTCCACTGAATAGTGAAAGAGCTTTTGTTCAGTTCTCTAAAAGAGAAGAGGCAGAGGCTGCTCTGAAGTCACCTGATGCTGTGATGGGCAACCGTTTCATCAAGTTGTGGTGGGCTAATAGGGACAGCATTCCTGATGATGGCATAAACGGTGGCAATACTGTATCAGCAGTTCCCCATGGTGTTACAACTGCTTCTGTTCAATCTCAGCCATCTATTACTGatggagcaaaagaaaatatcccATCTGCACCTCCAAAGGTCAGTATACCTGCATCCGATGTTCCAGTGCCTGCTGCTGTTCACCCTAAACCTGTTGCGGTAAATGGTCCCAAGGCTATCCCTCCTGTGCAAAAGAAGCTAGAAAATTTGGAGGTTTTAAAGGAGCAACTCCGCAAAAAGCAGGAAATGCTGGACGAGAAACGCAATGTTTTCCGCCGCCAGCTGGATAAGCTTGAAAAACAA GCTACAGTCAAGGGTGAAGCAGCTTCTGACCAAGCTATTAAGAGACATAAAGTGGGGACTGCAACTGATATTGCGAAGGCTGCTAGTCCACGTCCCACAAATCCTGGTATTACTGGAGAAAGACCCGGTGCTGAAAATTCAGTGGATAAAAATGTGGGGGAGAATGGTGCATCTCCCAGTTCAAAAACAAGCTCACCCCTGATGTTACAGTCGCCTAAGAATTCCAAGCAGCTAAGTCGCCCATCTGCACCAATAGGGCCTCCCTTTCTGGTGAATAGGTTCAAGTTGGACAACCGCCCTACTGCATTTAAAATTCTTCCGCCTTTACCAGCTGAGTTTGTAAAT TTGAACTAG